The following nucleotide sequence is from Candidatus Omnitrophota bacterium.
TTTTCCCGATTTATTCTCTCCGGCGATGATGTTTTTGTAAGGTTGCCATTTCAACGCATCCACCAGGCGATGGTATCCTCTTCTCGCGAAACGGCCCCATTCTTTCATCGTTGTGAGGCACATCAGCAAAAGGAGAATCAATACGCCCCAAAAGACGGCGGTTTCGTATCCGTTCATTGTCGTAAACCTCCTTTGGCGGCCTTCGTTGCTTCTATTTTCATTATATCCTGGTTTTTGGGGATTGACGAAATTTTCTTTTTTTGAAGTAGTCGTTCCTCCTTGGACATCGAACCGATAGAATGTTTAGGAATTGCATAGAGAAAAAAAGTAGATTGAAGCGAAACGCAAACCAACGCCATCCTATGCGCATTGCTATTGTCCGTATCCGGATATCCAAGTTTATTATCTTGAATATCCGGGCCATCCGGATTCCGGCAAACAATTGGAATATCGTTTCCGTTCGATCCCAAAAGGTTTGAAACTGGAAACAATGCCATTCATAGAATTGTTTGCTAAGAAACGTTTACCATCATGACGAATCCAACGATCTATCATTGCCGCCATTGCGGCGCTATTCTGCCGGAGGGACGTCAAACGCGTTGGTTTCCTTTTTGCAGCGAGCGTTGTAAGTTGACGGACCTGGGGCGCTGGCTAATGGGAGATTATCGCATCCGTGAAGAAATTCCTTGCAACGAAGCTGAAATCCTGGCTGAGATGGAATCTGAGCCGGAATGATCTAGCTGCCTGCC
It contains:
- the yacG gene encoding DNA gyrase inhibitor YacG, whose protein sequence is MTNPTIYHCRHCGAILPEGRQTRWFPFCSERCKLTDLGRWLMGDYRIREEIPCNEAEILAEMESEPE